A genomic segment from Canis lupus baileyi chromosome 31, mCanLup2.hap1, whole genome shotgun sequence encodes:
- the EIF4G1 gene encoding eukaryotic translation initiation factor 4 gamma 1 isoform X1, giving the protein MNKAPQPTGPPPAPSPGLPQPAFPPGQTAPVVFSTPQATQMNTPSQPRQGGFRSLQHFYPSRAQPPSSAATRVQSAAPARPGPAAHVYPAGSQVMMIPSQISYSASQGAYYIPGQGRSTYVVPTQQYPVQPGAPGFYPSASPTEFGTYAGAYYPAQGVQQFPTGVAPASVLMNQPPQIAPKRERKTIRIRDPNQGGKDITEEIMSGARTASTPTPPQTGGGLEPQANGETPQVAVVVRPDDRSQGAIIGSRPGLPGPEHSPSESQPSSPCPTPSPPPILEPGSEPNLAVLSIPGDTVTTGMIQMSVEESTPMPRETGEPYCLSPEPTPLAEPILEVEVTLSKPIPESEFSSSPLQVPTPSASHKEEILPEPNGMVPSEDLEPEVESSPELAPLPPPACPSESPTPIAPTAQPEELLNGAPSPPAVDLSPVSEPKEQAKEVTASVAPPTVLSATPAMAPPATSPAQEEEMEEEEEEEEEGEAGDAEAQKGGEELLPPESTPVAAHLSQNLEAAATTQVAVSVPKKRRKIKELNKKEAVGDLLDAFKEVSPGVPEVENQPPVGTSPGPEPEGSSGPPRPEEADETWDSKEDKIHNAENIQPGEQKYEYKSDQWKPLNLEEKKRYDREFLLGFQFIFASMQKPEGLPHISDVVLDKANKTPLRPLDPTKLQGINCGPDFIPSFANVGRPALSNRGPPRGGPGGELPRGPQAGLGPRRSQQGPRKEPRKIIATVLMTEDIKLNKAEKAWKPSSKRTAADKDRGEEDADGSKTQDLFRRVRSILNKLTPQMFQQLMKQVTQLAIDTEERLKGVIDLIFEKAISEPNFSVAYANMCRCLMALKVPTTEKPTVTVNFRKLLLNRCQKEFEKDKDDDEVFEKKQKEMDEAATAEERGRLKEELEEARDIARRRSLGNIKFIGELFKLKMLTEAIMHDCVVKLLKNHDEESLECLCRLLTTIGKDLDFEKAKPRMDQYFNQMEKIIKEKKTSSRIRFMLQDVLDLRRSNWVPRRGDQGPKTIDQIHKEAEMEEHWEHVKVQQLMAKGSDKRRGGPPGPPISRGLPLVDDGGWNTVPISKGSRPIDTSRLTKITKPGSIDSNNQLFAPGGRLSWGKGSSGGSGAKPSDAASEAARPATSTLNRFSALQQAVPTESTDSRRVVQRSSLSRERGEKAGDRGDRLERSERGGDRGDRLDRSRTPATKRSFSKEVEERSRERPSQPEGLRKAASLTEDRDRGRDAGKGPGEEGKVKREATLPPVSPPKAALSEEELEKKSKAIIEEYLHLNDMKEAVQCVQELASPSLLFIFVRHGIESTLERSTIAREHMGRLLHQLLSAGHLSTAQYYQGLYEILELAEDMEIDIPHVWLYLAELITPILQEGGVPMGELFREITKPLRPLGKAASLLLEILGLLCKSMGPKKVGMMWREAGLSWKEFLPEGQDVSAFVADQKVEYTLGEESEAPGQRMLSSEELNRQLEKLLKEGSSNQRVFDWIEANLSEQQVASNTLVRALMTTVCYSAIIFETPLRVDVAVLKARAKLLQKYLCDEQKELQALYALQALVVTLEQPANLLRMFFDALYDEDVVKEDAFYSWESSKDPAEQQGKGVALKSVTAFFKWLREAEEEESDHN; this is encoded by the exons CACTTCTACCCTAGCCGGGCCCAGCCCCCGAGCAGTGCAGCCACCCGAGTGCAGAGTGCAGCCCCCGCCCGCCCTGGCCCAGCTGCCCATGTCTACCCTGCTGGATCCCAAGTAATGATGATCCCTTCCCAGATCTCCTACTCAGCCTCCCAAGGGGCCTACTACATCCCTGGACAG ggGCGTTCCACATATGTTGTCCCGACACAGCAGTATCCTGTacagccaggagccccaggcttCTATCCGAGTGCAAGCCCTACAGAGTTTGGGACTTACG CTGGCGCCTACTACCCAGCCCAGGGTGTGCAGCAGTTTCCCACTGGTGTGGCCCCCGCCTCAGTTTTGATGAACCAGCCACCCCAGATTGCTCCCAAGAGGGAGCGGAAGACC ATCCGAATTCGAGATCCAAACCAAGGAGGGAAGGATATCACGGAGGAGATCATGTCTGGGGCCCGCACCGCCTCcacacccacccctccccag ACGGGAGGTGGTCTGGAGCCTCAAGCTAATGGGGAGACACCCCAGGTTGCTGTTGTTGTCCGGCCAG ATGACCGGTCCCAGGGAGCAATCATTGGGAGCCGGCCGGGGTTGCCTGGCCCAGAACACAGCCCTTCAGAATCCCAGCCTTCATCACCTTGTCCGACCCCATCACCACCCCCAATCTTGGAACCGGGGTCTGAGCCTAATCTCGCAGTCCTCTCCATTCCTGGGGACACTGTGACAACGGGGATGATCCAAATGTCTGTAGAAGAATCCACCCCCATGCCCCGTGAAACTGGGGAGCCATATTGCCTCTCTCCAGAACCCACTCCCCTCGCTGAACCCATACTGGAAGTAGAAGTGACACTTAGCAAACCGATTCCAGAATCTGAGTTCTCTTCCAGTCCTCTCCAGGTTCCCACTCCCTCTGCATCTCACAAAGAGGAAATTCTTCCTGAACCTAATGGCATGGTCCCATCTGAGGATCTGGAACCAGAGGTGGAGTCGAGCCCAGAGCttgctcctctccctcccccagcttgtccTTCCGAATCCCCCACGCCCATTGCTCCAACTGCCCAACCTGAGGAACTGCTCAACGGAGCCCCCTCGCCACCAGCTGTGGACTTAAGCCCAGTCAGTGAGCCAAAGGAGCAGGCCAAGGAGGTTACAGCATCAGTGGCTCCCCCCACCGTCCTCTCTGCCACTCCAGCTATGGCTCCTCCAGCTACTTCCCCAGctcaggaggaggaaatggaggaagaggaagaagaggaggaagaaggagaagctggAGATGCTGAGGctcagaagggaggagaggaactTCTCCCCCCAGAGAGCACCCCTGTTGCAGCCCACCTGTCTCAGAATTTAGAGGCAGCAGCTACCACCCAAG TGGCGGTGTCTGTGCCAAAGAAGAGACGGAAAATTAAGGAGCTCAATAAGAAGGAGGCTGTGGGAGACCTTCTAGATGCCTTCAAGGAG GTGAGCCCAGGAGTACCAGAAGTGGAAAATCAGCCTCCTGTTGGCACCAGTCCTGGCCCGGAGCCTGAGGGCAGCAGTGGACCGCCGAGGCCTGAGGAAGCAGACGAGACCTGGGATTCAAAGGAAGACAAAATTCACAATGCTGAGAACATCCAGCCCGGGGAACAGAAGTATGAGTATAAGTCAG ATCAGTGGAAGCCTCTAAACCTTGAGGAGAAAAAGCGTTATGACCGTGAGTTCCTGCTTGGCTTTCAGTTCATCTTTGCCAGTATGCAGAAGCCGGAGGGATTGCCCCATATCAGTGATGTGGTGTTGGATAAG GCCAATAAAACACCACTGCGGCCACTGGATCCCACGAAACTTCAAGGCATAAATTGTGGTCCAGACTTCATCCCTTCCTTTGCCAACGTTGGCCGACCAGCCCTTAGCAACCGTGGGCCCCCAAGGGGTGGGCCAGGTGGGGAGCTGCCCCGAGGGCCG CAGGCTGGTCTGGGACCCCGGCGCTCTCAGCAAGGCCCCCGAAAGGAACCCCGCAAGATCATTGCCACAGTGTTAATGACTGAAGATATAAAGTTGAACAAAGCAGAGAAAGCCTGGAAGCCCAGCAGCAAGCGGACAGCCGCTGATAAGGATCGAGGGGAAGAGGATGCTGATGGCAGCAAAACCCAG GACCTGTTCCGCAGGGTGCGCTCCATCCTGAATAAGCTGACACCCCAGATGTTCCAGCAGCTGATGAAGCAGGTGACGCAGCTGGCCATTGACACCGAGGAACGCCTCAAAGGGGTCATTGACCTCATCTTCGAGAAGGCCATTTCAGAGCCCAACTTCTCTGTGGCCTATGCCAACATGTGCCGCTGCCTCATGGCG CTGAAAGTGCCCACTACAGAAAAGCCAACGGTGACTGTGAACTTCCGAAAACTGTTGTTGAATCGATGTCAGAAAGAgtttgaaaaagacaaagatgatgATGAGGTTTTTGAGAAGAAGCAAAAAGAGATGGATGAAGCTGCCACG GCAGAGGAACGAGGACGCTTGAAGGAAGAGTTGGAAGAGGCTCGAGACATAGCCCGGCGGCGCTCTTTAGGGAATATCAAGTTTATTGGGGAGTTGTTTAAGTTGAAGATGTTAACAGAGGCTATAATGCATGACTGTGTGGTTAAACTACTTAAGAATCATGATGAAGAGTCCCTTGAATGCCTTTGTCGTCTGCTCACTACCATTGGCAAAGATCTGGACTTTGAAAAAGCCAAG CCCCGAATGGATCAGTATTTCAACCAGATGGaaaaaatcattaaggaaaaGAAGACTTCATCCCGAATCCGCTTTATGCTGCAAGACGTGCTGGATCTGCGACGG AGCAATTGGGTGCCACGCCGTGGGGACCAGGGTCCCAAGACCATTGACCAGATCCACAAGGAGGCTGAGATGGAGGAGCACTGGGAGCACGTAAAAGTGCAGCAGCTAATGGCCAAGGGCAGTGACAAGCGTCGGGGTGGCCCTCCAGGCCCACCCATTA GTCGTGGCCTCCCACTTGTGGATGATGGTGGCTGGAACACAGTCCCCATCAGCAAGGGCAGCCGCCCTATCGACACCTCACGACTCACCAAGATCACGAAG CCTGGCTCCATTGATTCTAACAACCAGCTCTTTGCACCTGGAGGGCGATTGAGCTGGGGCAAGGGCAGCAGTGGAGGCTCAGGAGCCAAGCCCTCTGATGCAG CATCAGAAGCTGCTCGTCCAGCTACTAGTACCTTGAACCGCTTCTCAGCCCTTCAACAAGCAGTACCTACAGAAAGCACAGACAGCAGACGTGTGGTACAGAG GAGTAGTTTGAGTCGGGAAAGAGGTGAGAAAGCTGGGGACCGGGGAGACCGCCTAGAGCGGAGTGAACGGGGAGGTGACCGTGGGGACCGCCTCGATCGCTCTCGGACACCTGCCACCAAGCGGAGCTTCAGCAAGGAAGTGGAGGAGCGAAGTAGAGAGCGGCCCTCCCAGCCTGAGGGACTGCGCAAGGCAGCTAGCCTCACAGAGGATCGGGACCGTGGGCGGGATGCCGGTAAGGGAccgggagaggaagggaaag TGAAGCGAGAAGCCACCCTGCCCCCAGTGAGTCCCCCGAAAGCTGCGCTTTCTGAGGAAGAGCTGGAGAAGAAATCCAAGGCCATCATTGAGGAATATCTCCATCTCAATGATATGAAG GAGGCAGTGCAGTGTGTACAGGAGCTGGCCTCACCCTCCCTGCTCTTCATCTTTGTGCGACATGGCATTGAGTCAACACTGGAGCGCAGCACCATTGCTCGTGAGCATATGGGGCGGCTGCTGCACCAGCTGCTCTCTGCTGGGCACCTCTCCACTGCTCAGTACTACCAAGG GCTGTATGAAATCTTAGAATTGGCTGAAGACATGGAAATTGACATCCCCCACGTGTGGCTCTACCTAGCAGAACTCATAACGCCCATTCTGCAGGAAGGTGGGGTACCTATGGGGGAGCTGTTCAG gGAGATTACAAAACCTCTGAGACCCCTGGGCAAAGCTGCTTCTCTGTTGCTGGAGATCCTGGGGCTCCTATGCAAAAGTATG GGTCCCAAAAAGGTGGGGATGATGTGGCGAGAGGCTGGACTCAGCTGGAAGGAATTCCTACCTGAAGGCCAGGATGTCAGTGCATTCGTCGCTGATCAG AAGGTGGAGTATACCTTGGGTGAGGAGTCAGAAGCCCCTGGCCAAAGGATGCTCTCCTCCGAGGAGCTGAACAGACAGTTGGAGAAGCTGCTGAAGGAGGGCAGCAGTAACCAGCGGGTGTTTGACTGGATAGAG GCCAACCTGAGTGAGCAGCAGGTAGCATCCAACACACTAGTTCGAGCCCTCATGACAACTGTCTGCTATTCTGCAATTATCT TTGAGACGCCCCTCCGAGTGGATGTTGCGGTGCTGAAAGCTCGAGCGAAACTGCTACAGAAATACCTGTGTGATGAGCAGAAGGAGCTGCAGGCACTCTATGCCCTCCAGGCCCTTGTAGTGACCTTAGAACAGCCTGCCA ACCTGCTTCGGATGTTCTTTGATGCGCTGTATGACGAGGATGTGGTGAAAGAGGATGCCTTCTACAGCTGGGAGAGTAGCAAGGACCCTGCTGAGCAACAGGGCAAGGGCGTGGCCCTTAAATCTGTCACAGCCTTCTTCAAGTGGCTTCgtgaggcggaggaggaggagtctGACCACAACTGA
- the EIF4G1 gene encoding eukaryotic translation initiation factor 4 gamma 1 isoform X9 has protein sequence MNKAPQPTGPPPAPSPGLPQHFYPSRAQPPSSAATRVQSAAPARPGPAAHVYPAGSQVMMIPSQISYSASQGAYYIPGQGRSTYVVPTQQYPVQPGAPGFYPSASPTEFGTYAGAYYPAQGVQQFPTGVAPASVLMNQPPQIAPKRERKTIRIRDPNQGGKDITEEIMSGARTASTPTPPQTGGGLEPQANGETPQVAVVVRPDDRSQGAIIGSRPGLPGPEHSPSESQPSSPCPTPSPPPILEPGSEPNLAVLSIPGDTVTTGMIQMSVEESTPMPRETGEPYCLSPEPTPLAEPILEVEVTLSKPIPESEFSSSPLQVPTPSASHKEEILPEPNGMVPSEDLEPEVESSPELAPLPPPACPSESPTPIAPTAQPEELLNGAPSPPAVDLSPVSEPKEQAKEVTASVAPPTVLSATPAMAPPATSPAQEEEMEEEEEEEEEGEAGDAEAQKGGEELLPPESTPVAAHLSQNLEAAATTQVAVSVPKKRRKIKELNKKEAVGDLLDAFKEVSPGVPEVENQPPVGTSPGPEPEGSSGPPRPEEADETWDSKEDKIHNAENIQPGEQKYEYKSDQWKPLNLEEKKRYDREFLLGFQFIFASMQKPEGLPHISDVVLDKANKTPLRPLDPTKLQGINCGPDFIPSFANVGRPALSNRGPPRGGPGGELPRGPQAGLGPRRSQQGPRKEPRKIIATVLMTEDIKLNKAEKAWKPSSKRTAADKDRGEEDADGSKTQDLFRRVRSILNKLTPQMFQQLMKQVTQLAIDTEERLKGVIDLIFEKAISEPNFSVAYANMCRCLMALKVPTTEKPTVTVNFRKLLLNRCQKEFEKDKDDDEVFEKKQKEMDEAATAEERGRLKEELEEARDIARRRSLGNIKFIGELFKLKMLTEAIMHDCVVKLLKNHDEESLECLCRLLTTIGKDLDFEKAKPRMDQYFNQMEKIIKEKKTSSRIRFMLQDVLDLRRSNWVPRRGDQGPKTIDQIHKEAEMEEHWEHVKVQQLMAKGSDKRRGGPPGPPISRGLPLVDDGGWNTVPISKGSRPIDTSRLTKITKPGSIDSNNQLFAPGGRLSWGKGSSGGSGAKPSDAASEAARPATSTLNRFSALQQAVPTESTDSRRVVQRSSLSRERGEKAGDRGDRLERSERGGDRGDRLDRSRTPATKRSFSKEVEERSRERPSQPEGLRKAASLTEDRDRGRDAGKGPGEEGKVKREATLPPVSPPKAALSEEELEKKSKAIIEEYLHLNDMKEAVQCVQELASPSLLFIFVRHGIESTLERSTIAREHMGRLLHQLLSAGHLSTAQYYQGLYEILELAEDMEIDIPHVWLYLAELITPILQEGGVPMGELFREITKPLRPLGKAASLLLEILGLLCKSMGPKKVGMMWREAGLSWKEFLPEGQDVSAFVADQKVEYTLGEESEAPGQRMLSSEELNRQLEKLLKEGSSNQRVFDWIEANLSEQQVASNTLVRALMTTVCYSAIIFETPLRVDVAVLKARAKLLQKYLCDEQKELQALYALQALVVTLEQPANLLRMFFDALYDEDVVKEDAFYSWESSKDPAEQQGKGVALKSVTAFFKWLREAEEEESDHN, from the exons CACTTCTACCCTAGCCGGGCCCAGCCCCCGAGCAGTGCAGCCACCCGAGTGCAGAGTGCAGCCCCCGCCCGCCCTGGCCCAGCTGCCCATGTCTACCCTGCTGGATCCCAAGTAATGATGATCCCTTCCCAGATCTCCTACTCAGCCTCCCAAGGGGCCTACTACATCCCTGGACAG ggGCGTTCCACATATGTTGTCCCGACACAGCAGTATCCTGTacagccaggagccccaggcttCTATCCGAGTGCAAGCCCTACAGAGTTTGGGACTTACG CTGGCGCCTACTACCCAGCCCAGGGTGTGCAGCAGTTTCCCACTGGTGTGGCCCCCGCCTCAGTTTTGATGAACCAGCCACCCCAGATTGCTCCCAAGAGGGAGCGGAAGACC ATCCGAATTCGAGATCCAAACCAAGGAGGGAAGGATATCACGGAGGAGATCATGTCTGGGGCCCGCACCGCCTCcacacccacccctccccag ACGGGAGGTGGTCTGGAGCCTCAAGCTAATGGGGAGACACCCCAGGTTGCTGTTGTTGTCCGGCCAG ATGACCGGTCCCAGGGAGCAATCATTGGGAGCCGGCCGGGGTTGCCTGGCCCAGAACACAGCCCTTCAGAATCCCAGCCTTCATCACCTTGTCCGACCCCATCACCACCCCCAATCTTGGAACCGGGGTCTGAGCCTAATCTCGCAGTCCTCTCCATTCCTGGGGACACTGTGACAACGGGGATGATCCAAATGTCTGTAGAAGAATCCACCCCCATGCCCCGTGAAACTGGGGAGCCATATTGCCTCTCTCCAGAACCCACTCCCCTCGCTGAACCCATACTGGAAGTAGAAGTGACACTTAGCAAACCGATTCCAGAATCTGAGTTCTCTTCCAGTCCTCTCCAGGTTCCCACTCCCTCTGCATCTCACAAAGAGGAAATTCTTCCTGAACCTAATGGCATGGTCCCATCTGAGGATCTGGAACCAGAGGTGGAGTCGAGCCCAGAGCttgctcctctccctcccccagcttgtccTTCCGAATCCCCCACGCCCATTGCTCCAACTGCCCAACCTGAGGAACTGCTCAACGGAGCCCCCTCGCCACCAGCTGTGGACTTAAGCCCAGTCAGTGAGCCAAAGGAGCAGGCCAAGGAGGTTACAGCATCAGTGGCTCCCCCCACCGTCCTCTCTGCCACTCCAGCTATGGCTCCTCCAGCTACTTCCCCAGctcaggaggaggaaatggaggaagaggaagaagaggaggaagaaggagaagctggAGATGCTGAGGctcagaagggaggagaggaactTCTCCCCCCAGAGAGCACCCCTGTTGCAGCCCACCTGTCTCAGAATTTAGAGGCAGCAGCTACCACCCAAG TGGCGGTGTCTGTGCCAAAGAAGAGACGGAAAATTAAGGAGCTCAATAAGAAGGAGGCTGTGGGAGACCTTCTAGATGCCTTCAAGGAG GTGAGCCCAGGAGTACCAGAAGTGGAAAATCAGCCTCCTGTTGGCACCAGTCCTGGCCCGGAGCCTGAGGGCAGCAGTGGACCGCCGAGGCCTGAGGAAGCAGACGAGACCTGGGATTCAAAGGAAGACAAAATTCACAATGCTGAGAACATCCAGCCCGGGGAACAGAAGTATGAGTATAAGTCAG ATCAGTGGAAGCCTCTAAACCTTGAGGAGAAAAAGCGTTATGACCGTGAGTTCCTGCTTGGCTTTCAGTTCATCTTTGCCAGTATGCAGAAGCCGGAGGGATTGCCCCATATCAGTGATGTGGTGTTGGATAAG GCCAATAAAACACCACTGCGGCCACTGGATCCCACGAAACTTCAAGGCATAAATTGTGGTCCAGACTTCATCCCTTCCTTTGCCAACGTTGGCCGACCAGCCCTTAGCAACCGTGGGCCCCCAAGGGGTGGGCCAGGTGGGGAGCTGCCCCGAGGGCCG CAGGCTGGTCTGGGACCCCGGCGCTCTCAGCAAGGCCCCCGAAAGGAACCCCGCAAGATCATTGCCACAGTGTTAATGACTGAAGATATAAAGTTGAACAAAGCAGAGAAAGCCTGGAAGCCCAGCAGCAAGCGGACAGCCGCTGATAAGGATCGAGGGGAAGAGGATGCTGATGGCAGCAAAACCCAG GACCTGTTCCGCAGGGTGCGCTCCATCCTGAATAAGCTGACACCCCAGATGTTCCAGCAGCTGATGAAGCAGGTGACGCAGCTGGCCATTGACACCGAGGAACGCCTCAAAGGGGTCATTGACCTCATCTTCGAGAAGGCCATTTCAGAGCCCAACTTCTCTGTGGCCTATGCCAACATGTGCCGCTGCCTCATGGCG CTGAAAGTGCCCACTACAGAAAAGCCAACGGTGACTGTGAACTTCCGAAAACTGTTGTTGAATCGATGTCAGAAAGAgtttgaaaaagacaaagatgatgATGAGGTTTTTGAGAAGAAGCAAAAAGAGATGGATGAAGCTGCCACG GCAGAGGAACGAGGACGCTTGAAGGAAGAGTTGGAAGAGGCTCGAGACATAGCCCGGCGGCGCTCTTTAGGGAATATCAAGTTTATTGGGGAGTTGTTTAAGTTGAAGATGTTAACAGAGGCTATAATGCATGACTGTGTGGTTAAACTACTTAAGAATCATGATGAAGAGTCCCTTGAATGCCTTTGTCGTCTGCTCACTACCATTGGCAAAGATCTGGACTTTGAAAAAGCCAAG CCCCGAATGGATCAGTATTTCAACCAGATGGaaaaaatcattaaggaaaaGAAGACTTCATCCCGAATCCGCTTTATGCTGCAAGACGTGCTGGATCTGCGACGG AGCAATTGGGTGCCACGCCGTGGGGACCAGGGTCCCAAGACCATTGACCAGATCCACAAGGAGGCTGAGATGGAGGAGCACTGGGAGCACGTAAAAGTGCAGCAGCTAATGGCCAAGGGCAGTGACAAGCGTCGGGGTGGCCCTCCAGGCCCACCCATTA GTCGTGGCCTCCCACTTGTGGATGATGGTGGCTGGAACACAGTCCCCATCAGCAAGGGCAGCCGCCCTATCGACACCTCACGACTCACCAAGATCACGAAG CCTGGCTCCATTGATTCTAACAACCAGCTCTTTGCACCTGGAGGGCGATTGAGCTGGGGCAAGGGCAGCAGTGGAGGCTCAGGAGCCAAGCCCTCTGATGCAG CATCAGAAGCTGCTCGTCCAGCTACTAGTACCTTGAACCGCTTCTCAGCCCTTCAACAAGCAGTACCTACAGAAAGCACAGACAGCAGACGTGTGGTACAGAG GAGTAGTTTGAGTCGGGAAAGAGGTGAGAAAGCTGGGGACCGGGGAGACCGCCTAGAGCGGAGTGAACGGGGAGGTGACCGTGGGGACCGCCTCGATCGCTCTCGGACACCTGCCACCAAGCGGAGCTTCAGCAAGGAAGTGGAGGAGCGAAGTAGAGAGCGGCCCTCCCAGCCTGAGGGACTGCGCAAGGCAGCTAGCCTCACAGAGGATCGGGACCGTGGGCGGGATGCCGGTAAGGGAccgggagaggaagggaaag TGAAGCGAGAAGCCACCCTGCCCCCAGTGAGTCCCCCGAAAGCTGCGCTTTCTGAGGAAGAGCTGGAGAAGAAATCCAAGGCCATCATTGAGGAATATCTCCATCTCAATGATATGAAG GAGGCAGTGCAGTGTGTACAGGAGCTGGCCTCACCCTCCCTGCTCTTCATCTTTGTGCGACATGGCATTGAGTCAACACTGGAGCGCAGCACCATTGCTCGTGAGCATATGGGGCGGCTGCTGCACCAGCTGCTCTCTGCTGGGCACCTCTCCACTGCTCAGTACTACCAAGG GCTGTATGAAATCTTAGAATTGGCTGAAGACATGGAAATTGACATCCCCCACGTGTGGCTCTACCTAGCAGAACTCATAACGCCCATTCTGCAGGAAGGTGGGGTACCTATGGGGGAGCTGTTCAG gGAGATTACAAAACCTCTGAGACCCCTGGGCAAAGCTGCTTCTCTGTTGCTGGAGATCCTGGGGCTCCTATGCAAAAGTATG GGTCCCAAAAAGGTGGGGATGATGTGGCGAGAGGCTGGACTCAGCTGGAAGGAATTCCTACCTGAAGGCCAGGATGTCAGTGCATTCGTCGCTGATCAG AAGGTGGAGTATACCTTGGGTGAGGAGTCAGAAGCCCCTGGCCAAAGGATGCTCTCCTCCGAGGAGCTGAACAGACAGTTGGAGAAGCTGCTGAAGGAGGGCAGCAGTAACCAGCGGGTGTTTGACTGGATAGAG GCCAACCTGAGTGAGCAGCAGGTAGCATCCAACACACTAGTTCGAGCCCTCATGACAACTGTCTGCTATTCTGCAATTATCT TTGAGACGCCCCTCCGAGTGGATGTTGCGGTGCTGAAAGCTCGAGCGAAACTGCTACAGAAATACCTGTGTGATGAGCAGAAGGAGCTGCAGGCACTCTATGCCCTCCAGGCCCTTGTAGTGACCTTAGAACAGCCTGCCA ACCTGCTTCGGATGTTCTTTGATGCGCTGTATGACGAGGATGTGGTGAAAGAGGATGCCTTCTACAGCTGGGAGAGTAGCAAGGACCCTGCTGAGCAACAGGGCAAGGGCGTGGCCCTTAAATCTGTCACAGCCTTCTTCAAGTGGCTTCgtgaggcggaggaggaggagtctGACCACAACTGA